Within Diospyros lotus cultivar Yz01 chromosome 15, ASM1463336v1, whole genome shotgun sequence, the genomic segment CATTTTGTGTTAATATTGCAGAACTGTTACTATTTTCTCATATACCTCAATAAGCCACATTATAAGTCACAAAGGCCACGTGAATATAATTTGTCATATATGAAATGGAAAAGGGAAGGGAAAAGGCAGATGGAGAGAACGCAAAAagaaactttatttttttaataaaagcaACAAAAAGGGATAGGGAAATGAAAATAAGCAAGCACCTTTTCTGCTgagggaacatgagcaaagacaatCCTCCCTCTCTTAGCCCTATCttcgttggcatgggtccaaccatcgcCATGTCTGTTATCCTCTGCCTCCGCtatattattactgttagattgaggatgtTGAACATTCCATCGTGAACGCTTCTCTAatctggtagatcttatcataGGTCCTTCTCCTTTCATCAGATTTCCTGGTGTATAAGAAGTGAGTTGGGATAGAAACCACAACTCAACTGGTCAATACATAGTAGAAAAACTTCAAGACAGTTCGATCTTGACATGGGCTTATAAAAATCATGCATAATGCATAAATATGTTTACAATTTGAGCTACTAATTAATTACTGTAACTTCCTATAATATTTGTACACTCACATGCATAATACAGAAATCAGTGCCAAAATAAATCTTTGTCCAAAGTCAGTTAAACACAGTAACAccaaaaacaaatttataaaaaagataatagAGGTAGTGTGgcataagaaaacaaaaatcatatgtATATAGTGAAGAGCAAATGAGAAGGTAATGCATCAGCAGATGAACATGTAGGCCTACTTGGAATGTTTATCAACACTATATTGGTAATAATATGGCATATATGATCCGAATCTGCGCTAGATctaatccaaaaagaaattatgtgGTCCAGATCAATTTCCATTTGGACCAAATCTCACAAATCTGGTTTACATGGATCTGAATCTAGTGGATCCACAAGCTGGTCCCTTAACGTGTACCAAACTGTTATCATAGGTCCATTCTAAAGCATACAGACTTTGGGAACAAATATTAGAATTCGATAACCAAGCACAATTCCATATTAAACCGAAACTAAacagaaatttggatgaaataCCATCAAATAGGTCACTTGAAACACCAAAATTGCAATTTCGTGggaagtattaaaaaaaatatactcaAGTTATCGAATTAAGCTGCATGGCAATGTTGCTCAATGAccatgatatttaaaatttcgcAATAGGGATGATATGCCATTAACTTTCCACCTAATGGCTTCAACTTCTGCTTGGCACAGGGGTTCAAAGTTGCCTAAGATCTTATTCAATTTTGAGAACTCCCTTCACTATTTTTTTGGTTCATTGAAAAAGAGGTAACCTACTGGGACAACAAACTAGAGTATCTTTACTAGGGAAATGCAGATTGCAGCTTCCCTTTGGCATGTCTAGTTTTTATCTACTCCTACTGGGACTGCAAACCAGAGTACATTTACTAGGGAAATGCACTTCCCTTTGgcatgtttattttttttttccctcttcctTTTTTCCCTCAAGAGAGCACTATATCACTGTTCCATAAACAGGAAATGATCCTTCATAGCTTGACCATCCCTCCTTCCCAGTACAACATATCTAGCCTCATCTCAATCCCAGGTGGGGTGAGCTACATGGACATTAGCTTGCAATCATCTCTATACATGATCATATTCTCTGCGGAATTATTATAATGCATAGTCCTTCCTtgccattaaaaaaaattcaataattgaTTAAACTCCAAAATGTCAATATACAGTTAAGTTACTGGAAAGTATAAAATACCAGGCCAGCATGGTGTAGAGAAATGCACATCAATGAGGCTGACctgattttgactcctcaataGTTTCTGAATTCATCCGTAGATTTTTCTTGCTtggagaagcattcttttgcaactggTTCAAATGGGGGCTTATTGCATGATTACCagcagtctctccatcacttaaaatattgatgcttgaatcctcctcATTGGCACCAAGCTTGGTAGCCTCCAAGCCCAGCTGATCGCCCAGCTTTTGAAGTCGGTCATGCGACCTTCACATTTTAAATACTAATCATATGATAAGAACTCTTCAACCCAAACTAAAACCAGATAAAAGAGTAATGCAACCAAGCAAACAAAAGCCTACAAGAGAGGtgagaaaaaaactaaaaagttGAAGCTTACCTCTTTAGTTCATCTTGTAACCGTGAGTAACGGGTATGTGCTTTGACAAACTTCTTAATCTTTGAAGTAATCCTATCccccaagaaaaataaaaataaaacacaagatAAACAGGGTAAGAGAATAATTTTCAGCAAATAACACCCAGAAACAATAATACCTGTAATAGACATCTTGAACTGAACTATTCAGTTACTATTGTTAATAAAAACTAGAAACATTGCATATTTTTCATACATCTGTTTGCTAATCAAATAAATACCTTTTgctttcctctttttcttgGCATAATTGCATTTCTAGCTCTTGGATTCTGGAAGTTAGACAATCTACTTCTTGGACCCTCTCTTCCAGGTATGTCTTCAAAGAATTACATAAATCATGTCAAAAGGTTTAttacaatcaaatataaaaatcttaaaGTGGTGGattgttgagagagagaggagacccAACAAGAGAAAGCAAAACAAGAACCTTGATTGCAACAAAGAAATGGTCATCAAAAGCTAACTGCAAATTCTTTTTTAGGCAAATTACACCGACAGCCCCAAGGTTTGGCATAATTACAGGGACCACACCTCCAGTTTGAAATATTCCACTCAGTATTCCTGACTTTCAAAACCCAGTACAAATAACCTCCTGCAGTTACACAGAATACCCCTCTTCTTACTCTTAGCCAATCACCAAACTAACCTTCCATGCTTACATCACCATTGATCAGAAAAAGCCCTACATCTTTGAGGCTGGCCCATCAATCGCAGCAGGAATGAGAAGGAAGCGATGTTGAAGGGGAGTAGGAACCAGATACGACTGTAATCAGAAAGACAACTGGCAAGAATTGAGCTGAATTTTATTCTACTGGGTGAGCAAGGAGCTGACAATTTGACATTAGAGTTCAACTCAACAATGCATTGAGAAAACAAAGATAATATTTCTCATTTTCGTTGAAAAGGTAGCTAAAAATGGTGGGTAATGTCTCTGGAATCAGGAAAAATGGtttgatttggaaaaaaaacGCAAGGGTACCCTCTGTAACTAGTTTAAAACCTAGGGCCAGCTGCCGGGGGGGTATCtgtaattaaattcaaattttacataaaaaagagCAAAATAGTCATTTAACTGAGATCCTACTGTCTGTCTAATGGAGGGATAGTCACTGTAATTTCTCAAACTAGAGGAGTGGTCTCTATTATTATGCCAAACCTCGGgtgatattgtaatttttttttataaaaataaagacgACAAGATAAAATAATGGAATAGAAACAGATTTCATCAAGgcagagagacagaattgactcTAAATATCTCTAGGATATGCACTCCTCACCATGCAAGAAACCAGTGTTACTAATCATGCAAAGATGCACCATCagattaaaacaaaataagcataaaGTTTATTATCAAATCCTTCCATTTTCAAACATGTGGAAAATTCAATTAAACCTAAAAGTTAAATTATTGGTTACCCATTTTGTCCAAACTGGCAAggaaaaagttaaattaatttcttgTGTTCTTCTATTCATGTAAGactaaattattattctttttccttcccccTTCAGTCCAAACTACAAAATTCCACCCCCTTCTTTTCTGTTACCTTTTACAATTTAACAAGAAGGCAAGCCAACATTCCCTTCCCTTCCTTTCAATTCAAACTTACTGcatggtgtgtgtgtgtatcttaCATGACatgatttcaaaatttctcTTGGAAGCAAAAGAGTTTTGATTAGTTCACTAGTCATTAATGAACCAACTACAATATATTGGCCAACCTAAATAAGAGCTAAATTCAGCTCCAAGACTAGAGACATACCATGTCTAGGAAGCCTGGCAATTTATTCACAAATCTAGACATAGAGAAAGTAGCAGGAGCATGATCATACTTCAAGCTCAAGTTCTTCATTGTAGACACTTTCAAGGTGTTTCCTGTATTACTACATGGACTGTTCTACCACCTAACTTCAGCTGTACAATCCCGTTGCTATTGTCTGCTATTTTCCGATATCACACCCAAATAAAAAGTTAACTTGCAATAAACTAGCTAAGCCTCTTTTTCATGGACCTATTGAACTTGCAGTCAGCACACAAAGATGGAAGCACATTATGGTCATTGCCAAGGATGTCCATGTAATGTCCACAAGCTAAAGCAATTGTAACAGCAATAAAACTAAACAGACCTCCAGTTGGCATTTGTGGCCATTCAGCAGGGTGACCTCTGTTCGTGCTTGCTTTAACTGCAgatatgtcaaaaaaaaaatataccatGTCTCAGTAAAACAGAACTGAGAGCACCATTACGATTTGTTTACAATGTCCCACTCAGTAAAAACAACATTTTCCAAAAGGTACCTGCTCTATAAGAACACCTCTGGAATCAGAGGATGTCAGCTTTCTGTCTCTAAATCGATCTTCAGTCCCATCTGAGATTTTCACACTTTCAGAAAAATCGCTCTGACCATCCAATGGCTGTTTCTTTCGGTGTTTTCTATCACTGCACAAAAATGGAACAGTTTTAACATACTTGTACATTTCATGATTACAGCAACAGAAAGGTATAAACAGATATCTAATCATCCAACAACTAATTTCCCAAGTAATTCTCACAATAAACAGTTGGATGGTTGTATCCATGAAAACTGTTTTTTGTTCTCAGCcattaaagaagaaacaaataatgTAGAAAACACATTAGgtagaaaattttatttacttttttactttattttattttttgggtggGGAGTTTCAAATAATTTCCTGACCAGAAACCAGTGACAGGAAATTATTTATGctgttttttgcttctctcaaacaaaagaagaaaagtggAGAAAAATAGTAGGTATTGTATACCTCCAAACATCCCATTGAATCGTTTACCAACAAAAAAAAGACTAGATCAGCAAAAaagaaatattcaaaaaatgagaaatataaCAAATACACAGCACTGCAACTTCTATATGTGAATAAAAATCATCTTGGTCAACCAGGAGCAACAAGAAAATCTACCCATAGACAATATCTTATGGTCCGTGTTGGAGATATTAGTACCAGAAACAAGAATGATAGAGAACAAAAGAAACTGCAACATCCATAAGGGTAAAACATATCAATATCATCTTGGCAAAACAGAAATACAAGCACATTTACTTAAAGACCAACATTTTATTATCCACATTGGAGATATTAGTACTGCAGGAAAATAGAATGGTTAGGCAAATTAGACTGTATAGCATGTTTTGGTAAGTTTTGTTCCATGTTAGCCATGAAATTATAAATGTCTATAGGCTTTTACttttaaagtataatttattaaataagaacCAAGAAAGAAGTATAAAATATCAATAGGTTCTACATTAGATTTAATCCTCCTGAAGCAGTGGCCACTCACTCTCTCTACACATATAGACAGGGAATTTAATATCTTCCAGGTAACACAAATAATTGCTTTTATTTAAtaagaataatacaaaatttcTAAAGAAATTGAAAGCATAAATGACTATCAAAGTTACCTCCTCCTTCCAGGAGAACTGGAGGGACTGAATCCTgcaattaatattaaaaaaaaaggaacaaaatttagaagaataagaaaaagtaAAAGACTAATGTGAAATAGTAAAAGAACACCGCCATGTTATCACCATATCATTCACTGAAACAAATCACTCAGTAACATACAATGACTACAAGAGGTAAATCAAAAGCTCAGCAGGAAGAAGCATTCGCAAAGCAGCTCCTAAGTCCACTTGTTAATAGAAAAGCAAAACAAaaggaacaaaaacaaaaggtgATAACATTTTCCAACAGTACtatggagaagaaaaaggaacacTCAAAAGGATTAAATTTCTAACCATGAAACGCACGTCGACCTCTTGCATCTCTAGCGGGAGAATACCTTCTCACTGGAGAATGCCTTCTTTCAAGCTTATCTCTCAAATCACTACCGCGATAGTCACGTCTACCTGGAATAAGAAAGagataatatttcaattacGGTGGACAAACTCATAAATTACGCCAAAGGTATAATTACGCAGAAAATCCTGTCACCGATAGTGTAGCTACGCTTACCATTACATGGTACAACATCAGTAACATAATATTGAAATGTTATAGTGCCTTCTTGCCAGTTCCAAAGGGGCCATGGAAATTAGCGCTTCATACAATGAATTAGATACAGATATACCAGTGTTTGAGCTTACACCATGGAGAAAACCATTCGAATGTCATTGAAGCAATTGAAAAAGAATGACATCCCTGTCTTCTTGAGAAATAAGAAACACAATCTGTATAATACAGATAAGTCCAAAGTGCCAgatcaagatataaaataattgatcCCGCATGCAATATAATGGTCTTTCCTGAGCACATCTCCCATCCATGAGATCCCTTTGCAATGTCATTCAAGTAGAAGTCACaaatgaagaatgaagaaaatacCACATGCTCCATCAATATATACTGCAGAACTTGCTAGAGAAAAACGTTTTGAATGATCCAACGAATCAGCTTCAGATCTATATATTTTGGAAGGGATTATATTCCACAAAACACCTATTTCTGAACGAGAACTGCTGTTTCTTAGATGAATAGGATAAACCAAGATGAAGTTTTCTCACAAATAATACCACAAGCAGCATAAGATAAAACCAACCAGCACAATCTGTTCTGATGGAAAAAGACTAAACCTGTCAGTGAAACGTACAGTTTTTACGGATTAATGACATGCCCAACTACTGAAATATCTAATTAGCAAAGAATATGGAGttgtttccatatattttgtagTTAACCAGACATTTAGGTGCAATTTTCCATTACCCgtacagaacttaaatacacaATGCCCCAGATTGACACAACCGGGAACACTCCAGAGGAACTGCATTCAGAATGAGCTGACCATTGCCACTCAAAGATAAAAGTGGCTTGAGTATTTTAGGGAAGTATGGAGGCAGTCAGAATTTACCAAGCATAATAGTCATCTGATTATTTCTGTACTCCTAAATGTACATCTATGCAATCTTGGGGAATATTGGCAgacccaaaaatcaaaagaaattagtaACACGTTATACATTCAATCATCTCATTGATACTGAGCAGGAATATATTAGAAGGATAAAAATAATGCAAGAAATACAACAGATTGCACATATAGTATACAAACAGTAAAAGTTCATTAACAAAGACTGTAATTTTGTTGCCAAGTAAATTTTGTATTACCATCTCATGTCAGGAACTGTTATTACCGTCTCAACTCTATATGCTAACAGGGTAACCCATTCATGAGGTTACCGACAGTGAGTCTACAGATGGGTAAACATAtgcataataaattatatatgtttcaaaaatcAGCAATTCATCCGTACTATTATAGGACGGAACAATTTGGTGCCTCTCTCAAAATAAAGTTCTATTAAGACAAATCCACACCCCTAAATACTCCATAACCTTTATGTTTCCCAACTTATATGAACTTCTACTACTGTTTCCTATTCTACTTATTTTAAGAAAAGTTAAACTGAATCTTTTGAGTAATTCATTATTTATCATTTCAATTtccatattaaaaatatcaacatGACATCCAGTGATGGATAAATATCACATCCGTTTAGCCGTAAAGATTCAACAATGTGCCGTCCCTATTAGCCAACACTTATAGGTATTTCCTACTTGTTTGAGGTTTCCTTGGGACATCTTCTCTGCAGTAAATCTTTAAAATCTCAAAGAATAGCAAAAATCAGAAGTACCAGGAAGGGGTGCAAAAGAGAGGTACAGGGAAAATATCATTGTGCCGTCTAAATGTGTAGAAAACGCCACTGCAACAGATATTTTATACTGGGTTGGTAACACCCAAAACCAAGAATATTAAAAACTGGAACATTAATGAGTAGAATCACGTGGCAATTCTTGAAATTCTTCACATAATTGAATACCGAAAACTGGAACATCTAAAGGAAAATCAAGCAGGCTAACTCACCGGTGAAAGAACCAGAGAATCGCCGGAGCTCCGCATCGCCGTGCGCAAATGAGCAGCTTTGGCGCGGACAGTGGCCTTTCTGATACAGCAGGCACAGCTTCGTCTTGAATAGCTTCCGCTCGACCAtctttgtgtgtatatatatgtatatatcacgGAAGACAATAGATCGAAGAGAGAAAAGGTCTGGTTGTGTCAGGAAAATGAAATCAGCCCGAGTCCGCAGTGAAGGAAAAGCCTCTGGTTGTCGAAAATGACGACGCGATTGAGAACTCCTATTGAAACACGTATAAAATGAGGGTTCTGGTTGATCGTAGTGCGATTCGTCGCAATGGCATGCGCGTGAACCCTAACTTTCCATGGATTGGAAAGAACGACTTCTGACTTCTGAGTAGCGTTCTGAGTGGtcgagcatatatatatatataaagcaaatttataataatagtaaattttatcttttatgcaCTTTTTTTTCCCCCTCAAATAGAAAACTACAATGAATAATAATGGGcataaaatttagtaatttaacttaataaattttcaaattagttattatattttaaaataattaaataaattattatattggtAGACTGAGactattttatcattataataatagttttttgTCAGACAATATTTTAACTTAGAGAGTTAATTATATAtctaatcaaattttaatttcaaaattatatctAAAATTACATCCTTATTGGTAATACAAGAGTATTGCACTGTGAGACTGAGACAAAATTACCTTCTCAAAGTGGATTCCATAAATTTCGTAATTTTGTAAATCCACAGATTAATTGCCGAAGCGGCTGGCACGGCGACGACAGCGAGGCTAGACGGGGCGACACGTGTCCCGCAGCGTTACACGACGGCGAAGATAGAGCTCCAAGGCGGCAACTGCAGCAATCCATTTGATCGCAGAGTTAAACGTCGCATTGTGAAATTTGGAGGAGAGCTGGTTATATGAGTCGTCTGACTCGCGCGTTCACTCTGTTTAACTCGCCCGAGTCTCGCTTGTTCCTTTTCCCCCTTCTCCGTGCCCCGCCGACCAGATCCCTCGCCGGTAAACCTTCGGCCGCCGCCACATCTCCCAGGCAATTCTCAAACCCTAGCATCTCGAAGCGCATATCGGAAGCCGCCGCCTCCAGGCGTCGTAGACTCGAACCGCTCTCGACGGCGATGGACGGCGACGATTCGCGCGGCCCGGAGACCGACGCTCCGGCGGAGTCCGCCGAGGACTTCGTCACTGTCGAAAGCCCTGGTTCGCCCGGCGGCCAGAACGCTGGGGCCGATCTCGAGAGCTTGGTGCAGAGCATTTCTTCCGTGGAAGCAGAGAGAGGCGAGGATGCGGCGGCGGAAGTCGCAGATGAAGGCCTGGAGCGGAAGGTGCTGCCAGAGGAGCTATCCCGGAGTGTGGTGACGCTTTCGTGTGAGTCTTCGGCGGAAGGCGGGGTTTGCGATGTTTACTTGATTGGGACTGCTCACGTTTCTCAGGTGATTATGTTGGTTCTTTAATTACCTTCTTATGGTTGGCTGCCtagagaattgaagaagacAGAAAAGTTTTTAGTTACTAGTCTTTTGATTCTTATCTTTCAACATGCTTGTCTCATTGGAATATAGAAAAAATTGCGTTCTGTACTGGAAACGATTTTTTGAAGATTggatatttgtattattttcttccatcttctttgaaATGAGTGAGGGGTCTGTGTAGTACACCAGTTGGCCGTGCAGTCGCAGGCAATGCTACGACTTAGAGTTTCAATTCAAGCAATCCACAGTTGCGTTGCTAGGTTTGTGCATTATTAGCAATTAGTTGATTATGATGCAGGAATATAATGCAGGAATGTGGAAGTTCATTTCCTGGAAATGCTGTCAATTTCTGAGGCATGGTTTTTCTACTGTTTGTGGGCTTGTTTTCCATTTTGTAAAGTAAAACTGTCTGAAGTGGCAAAACCTTTTATTGCGGGGATCCTTTTTGAGGTTTGTTGTACTTTATCTCATGAAGGTTAATTTGTGGTCCTACTTTTTTCAACTGATCATGTTGAGTAACTTTTTAAGCACAATTAGTCTTTGCCTCAAATTTGCTTTTGTGACTTTCTTAAGCTATCAGATGGCCAGACATTTGCTAATTCTTATTctaattaatcaatttattttttgataagcATGACACTGATACGCATAGAGAAGGATAAAATGGCATTGCTTTTTAGAATTTGCATTTTGTGGGGCATCCAAATATGGTATCTTTGTTTTGAAGTGTTACATATGGTgttgttttatattattatttgcttATAACAACAGCAATAACTATTGCAAACCTTAATCCGCTGAAACAACAATATCAATTACAAGCCTCAATCACACTAGGTGGGAAGCGTTAATGACACTATAAATTTATGTTAGTCTTTGCTGttcttttgttttatataaTGAAACACCAAATAGTAATAAAAGTACACAGATGGATAATGTTTGCTGGGGATAACAAATTACATGGGCTAAAGTAAAAAGAACTCGGAATTAAACTGCATTCTGCTGTAAATTTGTAGTGCATTTATTATGCAGTTCTGCATTCCACATCCATATTTTGGGTGACACTGTACTGTTCCAATTTGATCACTCTTCAATTTGACCTGTTATAGATCTCACTTTCTATATTTAAGCTTCTTTTTGGTGCTTTATGGGCTGCTTGAGTTGGGGAACTTCCGAAATGTGTTGGCTGACTTTTTCTTAACAGTTGGAGTGTCAACTTTTATGGTGAAGTTTTTGCCAGCCAGTTGTGTTGACCTTCCTTTTGGGTTCCTCTTACATTACAATTCATGTTTGTCAGTCATAGAAGATTTCTTATGAGGTTAGCAGGTTAGAAGAGGCATTATTTGTTTAAAGGCCGGGGGACTTTCATTGAAGACAGTTCATGTAGTTTTGAACTTATTTTCTATCTTTGTCCACTATTTAAGCTTAGTTGATAAGGGATCAGAGA encodes:
- the LOC127791856 gene encoding zinc finger CCCH domain-containing protein 13; this encodes MVERKLFKTKLCLLYQKGHCPRQSCSFAHGDAELRRFSGSFTGRRDYRGSDLRDKLERRHSPVRRYSPARDARGRRAFHGFSPSSSPGRRSDRKHRKKQPLDGQSDFSESVKISDGTEDRFRDRKLTSSDSRGVLIEQLKQARTEVTLLNGHKCQLETYLEERVQEVDCLTSRIQELEMQLCQEKEESKRITSKIKKFVKAHTRYSRLQDELKRSHDRLQKLGDQLGLEATKLGANEEDSSINILSDGETAGNHAISPHLNQLQKNASPSKKNLRMNSETIEESKSGNLMKGEGPMIRSTRLEKRSRWNVQHPQSNSNNIAEAEDNRHGDGWTHANEDRAKRGRIVFAHVPSAEKFKGSEPGFVLPPTSMAAHAVDEAIEAEEDLVAEGEKGVTNGKSGLLFPPPPPPAPQNAYLQYRAEDENVDVEGLEEMVDVDAI